The Burkholderia pyrrocinia genome includes a region encoding these proteins:
- a CDS encoding MFS transporter yields the protein MQLPRGADAPQRPVALDDVPLCRFHVKIAGLTFGAHFTEGYTLGTIGYALAALGRQMPIDAFWMGMIGSSALIGIFFGSLVFGWLSDRMGRQKIFLTSFVIITAAAFAQFYVSSPLELCVLRVLIGFGMGGDFTVGHAILAEFSPRKQRGALLGSFSVIWTIGYVAANVLGLAYSDATPDAWRWLLASAALPALIVLVLRIGTPESPRWLLGKGRVQEARAIVAKHFGPHVMLDGSTEPHAHGGFARLFHRDLIRRTMFNCAFFVCLVIPYFAIYTFLPTILKTIGLAEGFGADLLLNGFLVLGALIGIWLTIRLSRRGFLIGSFAVTCASLVALAVLPSSAAVAMIVAFAIFTLTMSAFSNLVGVFPPECFPTEVRASGVGLAIACSRLGSAIGTFLLPVGIVTLGFHATMFALAGVLLVGMIVSIAWAPETKHLTLEQASGH from the coding sequence CTGCAGTTGCCGCGCGGCGCCGATGCGCCGCAGCGCCCCGTCGCGCTCGACGACGTGCCGCTCTGCCGTTTCCACGTGAAGATCGCCGGCCTCACGTTCGGCGCGCATTTCACCGAGGGCTACACGCTCGGCACGATCGGCTACGCGCTGGCCGCGCTCGGCCGGCAGATGCCGATCGACGCGTTCTGGATGGGGATGATCGGCAGTTCGGCGCTGATCGGCATCTTCTTCGGCAGCCTCGTGTTCGGCTGGCTGTCCGACCGGATGGGCCGGCAGAAGATCTTCCTGACGAGCTTCGTGATCATCACGGCGGCCGCCTTCGCGCAGTTCTACGTGAGTTCGCCGCTCGAACTGTGCGTGCTGCGCGTGCTGATCGGCTTCGGGATGGGCGGCGACTTCACGGTCGGCCATGCGATCCTCGCCGAATTCTCGCCGCGCAAGCAGCGCGGTGCGCTGCTCGGTTCGTTCAGCGTGATCTGGACGATCGGTTATGTCGCCGCGAACGTGCTCGGCCTCGCGTACAGCGACGCCACGCCCGACGCATGGCGCTGGCTGCTCGCGTCGGCCGCATTGCCCGCGCTGATCGTACTGGTGCTGCGCATCGGCACGCCCGAATCGCCGCGCTGGCTGCTCGGCAAGGGCCGCGTGCAGGAGGCCCGCGCGATCGTCGCGAAGCATTTCGGGCCGCACGTGATGCTCGACGGTTCGACCGAACCGCATGCGCACGGCGGTTTCGCCCGGCTGTTCCACCGCGACCTGATTCGCCGGACGATGTTCAATTGCGCGTTCTTCGTGTGCCTCGTGATTCCGTATTTCGCGATCTACACGTTCCTGCCGACGATCCTGAAGACGATCGGCCTCGCCGAAGGCTTCGGCGCCGATCTGCTGCTGAACGGCTTCCTCGTGCTCGGCGCACTGATCGGCATCTGGCTGACGATCCGGCTGTCGCGGCGCGGTTTCCTGATCGGCTCGTTCGCGGTCACGTGCGCGTCGCTTGTCGCGCTGGCAGTACTGCCGTCGTCGGCGGCCGTCGCGATGATCGTCGCGTTCGCGATCTTCACGCTGACGATGTCGGCGTTCAGCAACCTCGTCGGCGTGTTCCCGCCCGAGTGCTTTCCGACCGAAGTGCGCGCGAGCGGGGTTGGCCTCGCGATCGCGTGCAGCCGGCTCGGTTCGGCGATCGGCACGTTCCTGCTGCCGGTCGGCATCGTGACGCTCGGGTTTCACGCAACGATGTTTGCGTTGGCGGGCGTGTTGCTGGTCGGGATGATCGTGTCGATCGCGTGGGCGCCGGAGACCAAGCATCTGACGCTGGAGCAGGCGTCGGGGCATTGA